One part of the Candidatus Kouleothrix ribensis genome encodes these proteins:
- a CDS encoding BCD family MFS transporter has translation MSSINTHAPTRQPSAAGSRLARFLGGALRTLRLALPKLGVGWMFALLTSNFNRIAIHDLGVAAVLVTVMIGMHHFLSPFQVIFGRLADRHPLLGLRRTPYFLLGSLLSSLVFLALPALAVAMGSGSVLAVIGGFGLLVLFGIGIAASGDSHHALIAEVTSPQSRGGVVAVVWTFTIVSAIAAAIVIKVVMGDTYTPAKMQSLYNLTPLIVLGTGLLGLLGIEKRKSKAELAQALARSQQVIPAGNAVTAALSLLRQNSQVRAFFGFVFLSILGIFLQDAVLEVFGADVFGMTVKETTSFTQTWGGGVLIGMIIMGLLSSLIPLSKKLITTIGGAGTAVGLGLLTVCAFSQQRTLLNPALLLMGFSTGLYNVGALSLMMDMTVEGATGLYMGLWGMAQAFGTGSASVLSGALKTALIETGLLSAQLGYTAIFGLETVLMVLGIALLRAVSVEEFRGLTREDLVRSMEVSAVA, from the coding sequence ATGAGCTCAATCAACACACATGCGCCGACACGCCAGCCTTCAGCGGCCGGCTCGCGGTTGGCACGCTTCCTGGGCGGCGCGCTGCGGACGCTGCGGCTGGCGCTGCCCAAGCTTGGCGTCGGCTGGATGTTTGCGCTGCTCACCAGCAATTTCAACCGGATCGCCATCCACGACCTGGGGGTAGCGGCGGTGCTGGTGACGGTGATGATTGGTATGCACCACTTTCTATCGCCATTCCAGGTGATCTTCGGGCGCCTAGCCGACCGGCACCCGCTGCTGGGGTTGCGTCGCACGCCATACTTCCTGCTTGGCTCGCTGCTATCGAGCCTGGTGTTTCTGGCGCTGCCGGCGCTGGCGGTGGCCATGGGCAGCGGCTCGGTGCTGGCGGTGATCGGCGGGTTTGGCCTGCTCGTGCTGTTCGGCATCGGCATCGCCGCCTCGGGCGACTCGCACCACGCGCTGATCGCCGAAGTGACCAGCCCGCAGTCGCGCGGTGGCGTGGTGGCGGTGGTGTGGACCTTCACGATCGTCAGCGCGATTGCGGCCGCGATTGTGATCAAGGTGGTGATGGGCGACACCTACACCCCTGCGAAGATGCAATCGCTGTACAACCTGACGCCGCTGATTGTGCTTGGCACCGGCCTGCTGGGCCTGCTGGGCATCGAGAAGCGCAAGAGCAAGGCCGAGCTGGCGCAGGCGCTGGCGCGCTCGCAGCAGGTGATACCGGCCGGCAACGCGGTGACGGCGGCGCTGAGCCTGCTGCGCCAGAATAGCCAGGTGCGCGCGTTCTTCGGCTTTGTATTCCTATCGATCCTGGGCATCTTCCTACAAGACGCGGTGCTCGAGGTGTTTGGCGCCGACGTGTTCGGCATGACCGTCAAAGAGACCACGAGCTTTACGCAGACGTGGGGCGGCGGCGTGCTGATCGGCATGATCATCATGGGGCTGCTCAGCTCGCTGATACCGCTGAGCAAGAAGCTGATCACGACGATCGGCGGGGCCGGCACGGCGGTGGGCCTGGGGCTGCTGACGGTGTGTGCGTTTTCGCAGCAGCGCACACTGCTCAACCCGGCGCTGCTGCTGATGGGCTTCAGCACCGGCCTATACAATGTCGGCGCGCTCTCGCTCATGATGGATATGACTGTCGAGGGGGCCACCGGGCTGTACATGGGCCTGTGGGGCATGGCCCAGGCTTTCGGCACCGGCAGCGCCTCGGTGCTGAGCGGTGCGCTCAAGACTGCACTGATCGAGACTGGCCTGCTGAGTGCGCAGCTAGGCTACACCGCGATCTTTGGGCTTGAGACTGTGCTGATGGTGCTGGGCATTGCGCTGCTGCGCGCGGTGAGTGTCGAGGAGTTCCGCGGCCTGACACGTGAAGATCTGGTGCGCAGCATGGAGGTGTCGGCGGTGGCGTAG
- the bchE gene encoding magnesium-protoporphyrin IX monomethyl ester anaerobic oxidative cyclase, translating into MKIMLIQPNYHAGGAEIAGNWPPSWVAYIGGALRAAGFGNLRFVDAMTNDLPDDVVRQIITANQPDIVLATAITPMIYKAQATLQMAKEINPKVKAILGGIHPTFMYAQVLAEAPWIDYIVRGEGEEIIVNLVRMIDEGREEQERHNVRGIAFVEDGKLVATQAHPPITPLEALTPDWSLLEWSKYIYIPLNTRVAVPNFARGCPFTCRFCSQWKFWRTYRVREPSAFVDEVERIVQEFKVGFMILADEEPTIHRKKFIAMCQELIDRKIKVYWGINTRVTDILRDEELLPLYRKAGLVHVSLGTEAAAQMNLNRFRKQTTIEQNKKAIDLLKKNGMVAEAQFIMGLENETPETIEETYRLSQDWKPDMANWNMYTPWPFAELFEELGDRVEVRDYAKYNFVTPIIQPDGMDREAVLKGVLRNYGRFYMRKALLEYPFIRDPFKRRYMLGCLRAFAKSTVSKRFYDLGRVSFHGLSTQIDLGFDESKVMTTDQIIELKQHRPDLAPDTNFVGTQ; encoded by the coding sequence ATGAAAATCATGCTGATCCAGCCGAACTACCACGCCGGCGGCGCCGAGATTGCCGGCAACTGGCCGCCCAGCTGGGTGGCCTACATCGGCGGCGCGCTCAGGGCCGCCGGGTTCGGTAACCTGCGATTTGTCGACGCAATGACCAACGACCTGCCCGACGACGTGGTGCGCCAGATCATCACAGCCAACCAGCCCGATATCGTGCTGGCCACCGCGATTACGCCAATGATCTACAAGGCCCAGGCCACGCTGCAGATGGCGAAGGAGATCAATCCTAAAGTCAAGGCCATCCTGGGCGGCATCCACCCGACGTTCATGTATGCCCAGGTGCTGGCCGAGGCGCCCTGGATCGACTATATCGTGCGCGGCGAGGGCGAGGAGATTATCGTCAACCTGGTGCGCATGATCGACGAGGGCCGCGAGGAGCAAGAGCGCCACAATGTGCGCGGGATCGCGTTCGTCGAAGACGGCAAACTGGTGGCCACGCAGGCGCATCCGCCGATCACGCCGCTCGAGGCGCTGACGCCCGACTGGAGCCTGTTGGAGTGGTCGAAGTATATCTACATCCCGCTGAACACGCGTGTGGCCGTGCCGAACTTCGCGCGCGGCTGCCCGTTTACCTGCCGGTTCTGCTCGCAGTGGAAGTTCTGGCGCACCTACCGCGTGCGCGAGCCGAGCGCATTCGTCGACGAGGTCGAGCGGATCGTGCAGGAGTTCAAGGTCGGCTTCATGATCCTGGCCGACGAAGAGCCGACCATCCACCGTAAGAAGTTCATCGCGATGTGCCAGGAACTGATCGATCGCAAGATCAAGGTCTACTGGGGCATCAATACGCGCGTCACTGATATCTTGCGCGACGAAGAGCTGCTGCCGTTATACCGCAAAGCCGGCCTGGTGCATGTGTCGCTTGGCACCGAGGCGGCTGCGCAGATGAACCTGAATCGCTTCCGCAAGCAGACCACGATCGAGCAGAATAAGAAGGCGATCGATCTGCTGAAGAAGAACGGCATGGTTGCCGAGGCTCAGTTTATTATGGGCCTCGAGAACGAGACACCCGAGACGATCGAAGAGACCTACCGGCTCTCGCAGGACTGGAAGCCGGACATGGCCAACTGGAACATGTACACACCCTGGCCGTTTGCCGAGCTGTTCGAAGAGCTGGGCGACCGGGTCGAGGTGCGCGACTACGCCAAGTACAACTTCGTCACGCCGATCATCCAGCCCGACGGCATGGATCGCGAGGCGGTGCTGAAGGGCGTGCTGCGCAACTACGGCCGCTTCTACATGCGCAAGGCGCTGCTCGAGTACCCGTTCATCCGCGATCCATTCAAGCGCCGCTATATGCTGGGCTGCCTGCGCGCCTTCGCCAAGAGCACCGTGTCGAAGCGGTTTTACGACCTCGGGCGCGTAAGCTTCCACGGCCTGAGCACGCAGATCGACCTGGGCTTCGATGAGTCGAAGGTAATGACTACCGATCAGATCATCGAGCTGAAGCAGCACCGGCCCGACCTGGCGCCCGACACCAACTTTGTTGGGACGCAGTAG
- the bchJ gene encoding bacteriochlorophyll 4-vinyl reductase gives MAAQSIEHRTGTAAKIGPNAVIQTVNALLDLHGRAATQRLLEQIGKPWLLDYHPGALIDEHEFAALYHDLIGALGIDATGLVMARAGGRTARYVMANRIPRPIHWLLRLLPRRLSLKLLLGAIGKHAWTFAGSGQFSYSLGRTPLLALANSLTARGLASAGPACAFYQAAFQGFMETLIDPRLRVREVRCAACGAARCEFTIEVAQ, from the coding sequence ATGGCAGCTCAATCGATCGAACATCGCACTGGCACGGCCGCCAAGATCGGCCCGAATGCGGTGATCCAGACGGTCAACGCGCTGCTCGACCTGCACGGCCGGGCGGCGACACAGCGGCTGCTCGAGCAGATCGGCAAGCCCTGGCTGCTCGACTACCACCCCGGCGCGCTGATCGACGAGCACGAGTTCGCGGCACTGTACCACGACTTGATTGGCGCGCTGGGCATCGACGCGACCGGCCTGGTGATGGCGCGTGCCGGCGGGCGCACGGCCCGATACGTCATGGCCAACCGCATCCCCCGGCCGATCCACTGGCTGCTACGGCTGCTGCCGCGCCGCCTGAGCCTGAAGCTGCTGCTCGGCGCGATCGGCAAGCACGCCTGGACCTTCGCCGGCAGCGGGCAGTTCAGCTACAGCCTGGGCCGCACGCCGCTGCTGGCGCTGGCCAACAGCCTGACGGCGCGCGGGCTTGCGAGCGCCGGCCCGGCCTGTGCATTCTACCAGGCGGCATTCCAAGGCTTTATGGAAACATTGATTGACCCGCGATTACGGGTTCGTGAGGTGCGCTGCGCCGCCTGTGGCGCGGCACGTTGCGAGTTCACTATCGAGGTAGCGCAATGA